Proteins co-encoded in one Pogona vitticeps strain Pit_001003342236 chromosome 9, PviZW2.1, whole genome shotgun sequence genomic window:
- the NFKBID gene encoding NF-kappa-B inhibitor delta isoform X3, with product MGMRVPKGCKDRVTAAQTVRKLLEQKRLQQSAQGHSPGALIPPRAVETSQPAEPLFLPSPATIEGRGPPRPTPLEYPVATFPTWEPDVTQRATFPPSCPYQPGDDVNCCLPSPGPDPYDVASTFVPLETSAYGAAGSGATEPVYSSKMPPALPYEAAAEAQDSNLYTGLRSSWTEQNQNNAYLPVPGNYQAAFVDVDPVELAQARAQIQNVGLTHLLQQDEDGDTCLHLFVAQGRRPLAYATAEMLRDCGRLDIKEHRGKTPLLVAAAANQPEIVKDLIMLGADVNAVDQKGQTVLHLATTYGLSRVIEAVMMTPVHVNTEARNFEGLTPLHCAVIAHNAAQGSEPLSQELLQCVRLLLQLGANYRCQDLKSNKTILHLAVQAANLPLIDFLLRLLGQKVQSFINMKAHGNTALHMAAGLHGQPFQEHLVHLLLQHGADPSARNLENEQPVHLLAPGPATEQLRLLLRSRRLGPGPAYLPSLP from the exons GTTGCAAAGACAGAGTGACAGCGGCCCAGACTGTGCGGAAGTTACTGGAGCAAAAACGACTGCAGcagtcggcgcaaggacacagccctggaGCCCTG ATCCCTCCGAGAGCTGTAGAAACAAGCCAGCCAG CAGAGCCCCTATTCCTACCATCCCCTGCAACAATAGAAGGAAGGGGCCCCCCTAGACCAACACCTCTTGAGTACCCGGTGGCCACCTTTCCAACCTGGGAGCCAGATGTCACACAGCGTGCCACCTTCCCCCCTAGCTGCCCCTACCAGCCCGGGGACGATGTCAACTGCTGCCTCCCGTCTCCAGGGCCTGACCCGTATGACGTGGCGAGCACCTTCGTTCCCTTGGAAACCAGTGCTTATGGGGCAGCGGGATCTGGTGCTACTGAGCCGGTATATAGTTCCAAGATGCCACCAGCACTACCTTATGAG GCAGCTGCTGAAGCCCAGGACTCGAATCTCTATACAGGGCTGAGGAGCAGCTGGACGGAGCAAAACCAGAACAACGCCTATCTCCCTGTCCCTGGGAATTACCAAGCCGCCTTTGTCGATGTGGATCCAGTGGAACTGGCTCAAGCTCGGGCGCAGATCCAGAACGTGGGCTTGACACATCTCCTGCAGCAGGATGAAGACGGGGACAC GTGCCTCCATCTGTTTGTGGCCCAAGGACGCCGCCCACTGGCATACGCCACCGCCGAAATGCTCCGAGACTGTGGGAGGCTGGACATCAAAGAGCATCGGGGAAAG ACTCCACTCCTCGTGGCAGCCGCAGCGAACCAGCCGGAAATTGTGAAAGACCTGATCATGTTGGGCGCAGACGTCAACGCAGTGGACCAGAAGGGACAGACGGTCTTACATCTCGCCACCACCTATGGGCTGTCCAGGGTTATTGAG GCTGTCATGATGACTCCCGTTCATGTCAACACGGAAGCCCGAAATTTTGAAG GGCTGACTCCCCTGCATTGCGCCGTCATCGCTCACAATGCTGCCCAGGGCTCAGAACCGTTGTCTCAGGAGCTGTTGCAGTGCGTGCGCCTCCTCTTGCAACTCGGAGCAAACTACAGGTGCCAG GATCTGAAGAGCAACAAGACCATCCTGCACTTGGCCGTCCAAGCTGCCAACTTGCCCTTGATCGATTTTCTCCTCCGTCTGCTTGGACAAAAGGTTCAGAGCTTTATCAATATGAAG GCCCATGGGAATACTGCACTGCACATGGCCGCTGGTCTACATGGGCAACCTTTCCAGGAACACCTTGTGCATCTGTTGCTACAACATGGCGCAGACCCCAGTGCCCGGAACCTGGAAAATGAACAGCCGGTTCATTTATTGGCTCCTGGACCAGCAACAGAGCAG cttCGCCTTTTGCTAAGGAGCCGGAGACTCGGCCCTGGCCCAGCTTacctcccttctcttccctga
- the NFKBID gene encoding NF-kappa-B inhibitor delta isoform X2 produces MGMRVPKGCKDRVTAAQTVRKLLEQKRLQQSAQGHSPGALIPPRAVETSQPEPLFLPSPATIEGRGPPRPTPLEYPVATFPTWEPDVTQRATFPPSCPYQPGDDVNCCLPSPGPDPYDVASTFVPLETSAYGAAGSGATEPVYSSKMPPALPYEQAAAEAQDSNLYTGLRSSWTEQNQNNAYLPVPGNYQAAFVDVDPVELAQARAQIQNVGLTHLLQQDEDGDTCLHLFVAQGRRPLAYATAEMLRDCGRLDIKEHRGKTPLLVAAAANQPEIVKDLIMLGADVNAVDQKGQTVLHLATTYGLSRVIEAVMMTPVHVNTEARNFEGLTPLHCAVIAHNAAQGSEPLSQELLQCVRLLLQLGANYRCQDLKSNKTILHLAVQAANLPLIDFLLRLLGQKVQSFINMKAHGNTALHMAAGLHGQPFQEHLVHLLLQHGADPSARNLENEQPVHLLAPGPATEQLRLLLRSRRLGPGPAYLPSLP; encoded by the exons GTTGCAAAGACAGAGTGACAGCGGCCCAGACTGTGCGGAAGTTACTGGAGCAAAAACGACTGCAGcagtcggcgcaaggacacagccctggaGCCCTG ATCCCTCCGAGAGCTGTAGAAACAAGCCAGCCAG AGCCCCTATTCCTACCATCCCCTGCAACAATAGAAGGAAGGGGCCCCCCTAGACCAACACCTCTTGAGTACCCGGTGGCCACCTTTCCAACCTGGGAGCCAGATGTCACACAGCGTGCCACCTTCCCCCCTAGCTGCCCCTACCAGCCCGGGGACGATGTCAACTGCTGCCTCCCGTCTCCAGGGCCTGACCCGTATGACGTGGCGAGCACCTTCGTTCCCTTGGAAACCAGTGCTTATGGGGCAGCGGGATCTGGTGCTACTGAGCCGGTATATAGTTCCAAGATGCCACCAGCACTACCTTATGAG CAGGCAGCTGCTGAAGCCCAGGACTCGAATCTCTATACAGGGCTGAGGAGCAGCTGGACGGAGCAAAACCAGAACAACGCCTATCTCCCTGTCCCTGGGAATTACCAAGCCGCCTTTGTCGATGTGGATCCAGTGGAACTGGCTCAAGCTCGGGCGCAGATCCAGAACGTGGGCTTGACACATCTCCTGCAGCAGGATGAAGACGGGGACAC GTGCCTCCATCTGTTTGTGGCCCAAGGACGCCGCCCACTGGCATACGCCACCGCCGAAATGCTCCGAGACTGTGGGAGGCTGGACATCAAAGAGCATCGGGGAAAG ACTCCACTCCTCGTGGCAGCCGCAGCGAACCAGCCGGAAATTGTGAAAGACCTGATCATGTTGGGCGCAGACGTCAACGCAGTGGACCAGAAGGGACAGACGGTCTTACATCTCGCCACCACCTATGGGCTGTCCAGGGTTATTGAG GCTGTCATGATGACTCCCGTTCATGTCAACACGGAAGCCCGAAATTTTGAAG GGCTGACTCCCCTGCATTGCGCCGTCATCGCTCACAATGCTGCCCAGGGCTCAGAACCGTTGTCTCAGGAGCTGTTGCAGTGCGTGCGCCTCCTCTTGCAACTCGGAGCAAACTACAGGTGCCAG GATCTGAAGAGCAACAAGACCATCCTGCACTTGGCCGTCCAAGCTGCCAACTTGCCCTTGATCGATTTTCTCCTCCGTCTGCTTGGACAAAAGGTTCAGAGCTTTATCAATATGAAG GCCCATGGGAATACTGCACTGCACATGGCCGCTGGTCTACATGGGCAACCTTTCCAGGAACACCTTGTGCATCTGTTGCTACAACATGGCGCAGACCCCAGTGCCCGGAACCTGGAAAATGAACAGCCGGTTCATTTATTGGCTCCTGGACCAGCAACAGAGCAG cttCGCCTTTTGCTAAGGAGCCGGAGACTCGGCCCTGGCCCAGCTTacctcccttctcttccctga
- the NFKBID gene encoding NF-kappa-B inhibitor delta isoform X1 has protein sequence MGMRVPKGCKDRVTAAQTVRKLLEQKRLQQSAQGHSPGALIPPRAVETSQPAEPLFLPSPATIEGRGPPRPTPLEYPVATFPTWEPDVTQRATFPPSCPYQPGDDVNCCLPSPGPDPYDVASTFVPLETSAYGAAGSGATEPVYSSKMPPALPYEQAAAEAQDSNLYTGLRSSWTEQNQNNAYLPVPGNYQAAFVDVDPVELAQARAQIQNVGLTHLLQQDEDGDTCLHLFVAQGRRPLAYATAEMLRDCGRLDIKEHRGKTPLLVAAAANQPEIVKDLIMLGADVNAVDQKGQTVLHLATTYGLSRVIEAVMMTPVHVNTEARNFEGLTPLHCAVIAHNAAQGSEPLSQELLQCVRLLLQLGANYRCQDLKSNKTILHLAVQAANLPLIDFLLRLLGQKVQSFINMKAHGNTALHMAAGLHGQPFQEHLVHLLLQHGADPSARNLENEQPVHLLAPGPATEQLRLLLRSRRLGPGPAYLPSLP, from the exons GTTGCAAAGACAGAGTGACAGCGGCCCAGACTGTGCGGAAGTTACTGGAGCAAAAACGACTGCAGcagtcggcgcaaggacacagccctggaGCCCTG ATCCCTCCGAGAGCTGTAGAAACAAGCCAGCCAG CAGAGCCCCTATTCCTACCATCCCCTGCAACAATAGAAGGAAGGGGCCCCCCTAGACCAACACCTCTTGAGTACCCGGTGGCCACCTTTCCAACCTGGGAGCCAGATGTCACACAGCGTGCCACCTTCCCCCCTAGCTGCCCCTACCAGCCCGGGGACGATGTCAACTGCTGCCTCCCGTCTCCAGGGCCTGACCCGTATGACGTGGCGAGCACCTTCGTTCCCTTGGAAACCAGTGCTTATGGGGCAGCGGGATCTGGTGCTACTGAGCCGGTATATAGTTCCAAGATGCCACCAGCACTACCTTATGAG CAGGCAGCTGCTGAAGCCCAGGACTCGAATCTCTATACAGGGCTGAGGAGCAGCTGGACGGAGCAAAACCAGAACAACGCCTATCTCCCTGTCCCTGGGAATTACCAAGCCGCCTTTGTCGATGTGGATCCAGTGGAACTGGCTCAAGCTCGGGCGCAGATCCAGAACGTGGGCTTGACACATCTCCTGCAGCAGGATGAAGACGGGGACAC GTGCCTCCATCTGTTTGTGGCCCAAGGACGCCGCCCACTGGCATACGCCACCGCCGAAATGCTCCGAGACTGTGGGAGGCTGGACATCAAAGAGCATCGGGGAAAG ACTCCACTCCTCGTGGCAGCCGCAGCGAACCAGCCGGAAATTGTGAAAGACCTGATCATGTTGGGCGCAGACGTCAACGCAGTGGACCAGAAGGGACAGACGGTCTTACATCTCGCCACCACCTATGGGCTGTCCAGGGTTATTGAG GCTGTCATGATGACTCCCGTTCATGTCAACACGGAAGCCCGAAATTTTGAAG GGCTGACTCCCCTGCATTGCGCCGTCATCGCTCACAATGCTGCCCAGGGCTCAGAACCGTTGTCTCAGGAGCTGTTGCAGTGCGTGCGCCTCCTCTTGCAACTCGGAGCAAACTACAGGTGCCAG GATCTGAAGAGCAACAAGACCATCCTGCACTTGGCCGTCCAAGCTGCCAACTTGCCCTTGATCGATTTTCTCCTCCGTCTGCTTGGACAAAAGGTTCAGAGCTTTATCAATATGAAG GCCCATGGGAATACTGCACTGCACATGGCCGCTGGTCTACATGGGCAACCTTTCCAGGAACACCTTGTGCATCTGTTGCTACAACATGGCGCAGACCCCAGTGCCCGGAACCTGGAAAATGAACAGCCGGTTCATTTATTGGCTCCTGGACCAGCAACAGAGCAG cttCGCCTTTTGCTAAGGAGCCGGAGACTCGGCCCTGGCCCAGCTTacctcccttctcttccctga
- the NFKBID gene encoding NF-kappa-B inhibitor delta isoform X5 — MGMRVPKGCKDRVTAAQTVRKLLEQKRLQQSAQGHSPGALIPPRAVETSQPGPDPYDVASTFVPLETSAYGAAGSGATEPVYSSKMPPALPYEQAAAEAQDSNLYTGLRSSWTEQNQNNAYLPVPGNYQAAFVDVDPVELAQARAQIQNVGLTHLLQQDEDGDTCLHLFVAQGRRPLAYATAEMLRDCGRLDIKEHRGKTPLLVAAAANQPEIVKDLIMLGADVNAVDQKGQTVLHLATTYGLSRVIEAVMMTPVHVNTEARNFEGLTPLHCAVIAHNAAQGSEPLSQELLQCVRLLLQLGANYRCQDLKSNKTILHLAVQAANLPLIDFLLRLLGQKVQSFINMKAHGNTALHMAAGLHGQPFQEHLVHLLLQHGADPSARNLENEQPVHLLAPGPATEQLRLLLRSRRLGPGPAYLPSLP, encoded by the exons GTTGCAAAGACAGAGTGACAGCGGCCCAGACTGTGCGGAAGTTACTGGAGCAAAAACGACTGCAGcagtcggcgcaaggacacagccctggaGCCCTG ATCCCTCCGAGAGCTGTAGAAACAAGCCAGCCAG GGCCTGACCCGTATGACGTGGCGAGCACCTTCGTTCCCTTGGAAACCAGTGCTTATGGGGCAGCGGGATCTGGTGCTACTGAGCCGGTATATAGTTCCAAGATGCCACCAGCACTACCTTATGAG CAGGCAGCTGCTGAAGCCCAGGACTCGAATCTCTATACAGGGCTGAGGAGCAGCTGGACGGAGCAAAACCAGAACAACGCCTATCTCCCTGTCCCTGGGAATTACCAAGCCGCCTTTGTCGATGTGGATCCAGTGGAACTGGCTCAAGCTCGGGCGCAGATCCAGAACGTGGGCTTGACACATCTCCTGCAGCAGGATGAAGACGGGGACAC GTGCCTCCATCTGTTTGTGGCCCAAGGACGCCGCCCACTGGCATACGCCACCGCCGAAATGCTCCGAGACTGTGGGAGGCTGGACATCAAAGAGCATCGGGGAAAG ACTCCACTCCTCGTGGCAGCCGCAGCGAACCAGCCGGAAATTGTGAAAGACCTGATCATGTTGGGCGCAGACGTCAACGCAGTGGACCAGAAGGGACAGACGGTCTTACATCTCGCCACCACCTATGGGCTGTCCAGGGTTATTGAG GCTGTCATGATGACTCCCGTTCATGTCAACACGGAAGCCCGAAATTTTGAAG GGCTGACTCCCCTGCATTGCGCCGTCATCGCTCACAATGCTGCCCAGGGCTCAGAACCGTTGTCTCAGGAGCTGTTGCAGTGCGTGCGCCTCCTCTTGCAACTCGGAGCAAACTACAGGTGCCAG GATCTGAAGAGCAACAAGACCATCCTGCACTTGGCCGTCCAAGCTGCCAACTTGCCCTTGATCGATTTTCTCCTCCGTCTGCTTGGACAAAAGGTTCAGAGCTTTATCAATATGAAG GCCCATGGGAATACTGCACTGCACATGGCCGCTGGTCTACATGGGCAACCTTTCCAGGAACACCTTGTGCATCTGTTGCTACAACATGGCGCAGACCCCAGTGCCCGGAACCTGGAAAATGAACAGCCGGTTCATTTATTGGCTCCTGGACCAGCAACAGAGCAG cttCGCCTTTTGCTAAGGAGCCGGAGACTCGGCCCTGGCCCAGCTTacctcccttctcttccctga
- the NFKBID gene encoding NF-kappa-B inhibitor delta isoform X4: MGMRVPKGCKDRVTAAQTVRKLLEQKRLQQSAQGHSPGALIPPRAVETSQPAEPLFLPSPATIEGRGPPRPTPLEYPVATFPTWEPDVTQRATFPPSCPYQPGDDVNCCLPSPGPDPYDVASTFVPLETSAYGAAGSGATEPVYSSKMPPALPYEQAAAEAQDSNLYTGLRSSWTEQNQNNAYLPVPGNYQAAFVDVDPVELAQARAQIQNVGLTHLLQQDEDGDTCLHLFVAQGRRPLAYATAEMLRDCGRLDIKEHRGKTPLLVAAAANQPEIVKDLIMLGADVNAVDQKGQTVLHLATTYGLSRVIEAVMMTPVHVNTEARNFEGLTPLHCAVIAHNAAQGSEPLSQELLQCVRLLLQLGANYRCQDLKSNKTILHLAVQAANLPLIDFLLRLLGQKVQSFINMKDGFLALQAPKMAALMEVLRWMLRYLAHWNALNWFQCISMGFFISLDDFA, translated from the exons GTTGCAAAGACAGAGTGACAGCGGCCCAGACTGTGCGGAAGTTACTGGAGCAAAAACGACTGCAGcagtcggcgcaaggacacagccctggaGCCCTG ATCCCTCCGAGAGCTGTAGAAACAAGCCAGCCAG CAGAGCCCCTATTCCTACCATCCCCTGCAACAATAGAAGGAAGGGGCCCCCCTAGACCAACACCTCTTGAGTACCCGGTGGCCACCTTTCCAACCTGGGAGCCAGATGTCACACAGCGTGCCACCTTCCCCCCTAGCTGCCCCTACCAGCCCGGGGACGATGTCAACTGCTGCCTCCCGTCTCCAGGGCCTGACCCGTATGACGTGGCGAGCACCTTCGTTCCCTTGGAAACCAGTGCTTATGGGGCAGCGGGATCTGGTGCTACTGAGCCGGTATATAGTTCCAAGATGCCACCAGCACTACCTTATGAG CAGGCAGCTGCTGAAGCCCAGGACTCGAATCTCTATACAGGGCTGAGGAGCAGCTGGACGGAGCAAAACCAGAACAACGCCTATCTCCCTGTCCCTGGGAATTACCAAGCCGCCTTTGTCGATGTGGATCCAGTGGAACTGGCTCAAGCTCGGGCGCAGATCCAGAACGTGGGCTTGACACATCTCCTGCAGCAGGATGAAGACGGGGACAC GTGCCTCCATCTGTTTGTGGCCCAAGGACGCCGCCCACTGGCATACGCCACCGCCGAAATGCTCCGAGACTGTGGGAGGCTGGACATCAAAGAGCATCGGGGAAAG ACTCCACTCCTCGTGGCAGCCGCAGCGAACCAGCCGGAAATTGTGAAAGACCTGATCATGTTGGGCGCAGACGTCAACGCAGTGGACCAGAAGGGACAGACGGTCTTACATCTCGCCACCACCTATGGGCTGTCCAGGGTTATTGAG GCTGTCATGATGACTCCCGTTCATGTCAACACGGAAGCCCGAAATTTTGAAG GGCTGACTCCCCTGCATTGCGCCGTCATCGCTCACAATGCTGCCCAGGGCTCAGAACCGTTGTCTCAGGAGCTGTTGCAGTGCGTGCGCCTCCTCTTGCAACTCGGAGCAAACTACAGGTGCCAG GATCTGAAGAGCAACAAGACCATCCTGCACTTGGCCGTCCAAGCTGCCAACTTGCCCTTGATCGATTTTCTCCTCCGTCTGCTTGGACAAAAGGTTCAGAGCTTTATCAATATGAAG gatggattcctcgctttacaggcaccgaaaatggccgcccttatggaggttcttcgctggatgctgaggtatttagcccattggaacgcattgaactggtttcaatgcatttcaatgggctttttcatttcgcttgacgattttgcttaa